The Beijerinckiaceae bacterium genome has a window encoding:
- a CDS encoding LuxR family transcriptional regulator yields the protein MLIDSHCHLDFPDFAAERDAVIARARAAGLRRMITISTRTDAFASISQIAETYPEVFCTVGTHPHHAHEEAEVSADRLVELARHPKCVGIGETGLDYHYDKPPRDIAERVFRTHIAAARQTGLPIVIHARDADADIAAILREEMGKGPFKGLLHCFTSSPMLAETGLSLGLCISFSGILTFKNSQSLREIAHTVPMDRLLVETDAPYLAPVPHRGKRNEPAFVAATAQVLADVKGVSLETLAATTSANALRLFDKMTPPAVDAEAA from the coding sequence ATGTTGATCGACAGTCACTGTCATCTCGATTTCCCTGATTTTGCGGCCGAGCGTGACGCAGTGATCGCGCGCGCACGCGCCGCCGGATTGAGGAGAATGATCACGATCTCGACGCGCACAGACGCGTTTGCGAGCATTAGTCAAATCGCGGAGACCTATCCGGAGGTGTTTTGCACCGTCGGCACGCATCCGCACCATGCGCATGAAGAAGCCGAAGTCAGCGCCGACCGTTTGGTCGAGTTGGCGCGTCATCCAAAATGCGTCGGCATCGGTGAAACCGGGCTCGACTATCATTATGACAAGCCGCCCCGCGACATTGCGGAACGCGTGTTTCGCACCCATATCGCGGCGGCCCGTCAAACCGGTTTGCCGATTGTCATTCATGCCCGTGACGCCGACGCCGATATTGCCGCGATCCTGCGGGAGGAAATGGGGAAGGGGCCGTTCAAAGGCCTCCTTCATTGCTTCACCTCGTCGCCCATGCTGGCCGAAACCGGATTGTCGCTGGGGCTCTGCATTTCATTTTCGGGGATTTTGACGTTCAAGAATTCTCAATCCTTGCGCGAAATCGCCCACACCGTCCCGATGGATCGCTTGCTGGTGGAGACGGATGCGCCCTATCTGGCGCCGGTGCCTCATCGCGGAAAGCGCAATGAACCGGCGTTTGTCGCGGCAACCGCACAGGTGCTTGCCGACGTTAAGGGCGTCTCCTTGGAGACCCTTGCCGCCACGACCAGCGCCAATGCGCTGCGCCTGTTCGACAAAATGACGCCGCCGGCTGTGGACGCGGAGGCCGCGTGA
- a CDS encoding phosphoribosyl 1,2-cyclic phosphodiesterase, with amino-acid sequence MSLSFTILGCGSSGGVPRIGQGWGACDPDNPKNRRRRCSILVERAGQDGAKTQLLVDMSPDLREQLLGLGVSRLDAILLTHSHADHIHGIDDIRPLVIMNRRKIDLYMDAATSGIVRTAFGYIFETPPGSQYPALLNENRIISSYNISIDGPGGSVDALPFQLRHGEIDALGFRFGNVAYSPDLNGIPSESIGFLEDLDLWIVDALRYTPHPSHFSLPETLDWIAKLRPRRAILTNLHTDLDFTRLRAELPPNVEPAYDGMQIWG; translated from the coding sequence GTGAGCCTGTCCTTCACGATCCTCGGCTGCGGTTCCTCCGGCGGGGTTCCCCGAATCGGCCAAGGTTGGGGCGCGTGCGACCCTGACAATCCGAAAAACCGGCGCCGCCGCTGCTCGATTCTCGTGGAACGCGCCGGGCAAGATGGCGCCAAGACGCAACTGCTCGTCGATATGTCGCCGGATCTTCGGGAACAATTATTGGGGCTAGGGGTCTCCCGACTGGATGCCATTTTGCTCACCCATTCGCATGCGGACCATATTCACGGGATCGACGATATACGGCCCCTCGTCATCATGAACCGCCGAAAAATCGATCTCTATATGGATGCGGCGACCTCCGGAATCGTCCGGACCGCCTTTGGCTACATCTTCGAAACCCCGCCAGGCAGCCAATATCCTGCTCTATTAAATGAGAATCGCATTATAAGCTCCTATAATATCTCGATAGATGGCCCTGGCGGAAGCGTAGACGCCCTGCCGTTCCAATTGCGTCATGGTGAGATCGATGCGCTCGGTTTTCGCTTTGGGAACGTCGCCTATTCACCTGATCTGAACGGTATTCCTTCAGAAAGCATCGGCTTTCTCGAAGATCTCGACCTGTGGATTGTCGACGCGTTGCGCTACACGCCTCATCCCAGCCATTTCTCGCTGCCTGAGACCCTCGATTGGATCGCCAAGCTCAGGCCCAGGCGGGCAATCCTCACCAATCTTCATACCGACCTGGATTTCACGCGGCTCCGGGCCGAGCTGCCGCCGAATGTCGAACCGGCCTATGACGGGATGCAGATTTGGGGCTGA
- a CDS encoding DNA-binding protein, with protein MSKGRDFRGPKKRGFDDDGPSPYDSPRPSRTPRSSFGASSGGGAPELAPASGPSIDAVVKWFKGDKGFGFVELGNGSGDAFLHIGALQAAGYESVPPGAKLKVNVSNGMKGAQVTRVLEVDTAGAAERAPPSRGFGDSPRPQRRAPDPSTAVSVTGTVKWFDDHKGFGFVQSNDGGKDVFVHISILGPSGIQNLAEGQPVTMRVVDTPKGREALSISLD; from the coding sequence ATGAGCAAAGGTAGAGATTTTCGGGGACCCAAGAAACGCGGTTTCGATGACGATGGGCCCTCGCCCTATGATTCACCGCGGCCGAGCAGAACCCCTCGCTCGAGTTTTGGGGCAAGTAGTGGCGGCGGAGCCCCCGAGCTCGCGCCGGCCAGCGGTCCAAGCATTGATGCAGTGGTCAAATGGTTCAAGGGTGACAAGGGCTTTGGGTTTGTGGAGCTCGGCAACGGATCCGGCGATGCTTTTTTGCACATCGGTGCATTGCAGGCTGCCGGTTACGAGTCGGTTCCGCCAGGTGCAAAATTAAAGGTGAATGTCAGCAATGGCATGAAGGGCGCACAAGTCACTCGCGTTCTCGAAGTCGACACGGCCGGGGCGGCGGAGCGTGCGCCTCCTTCCCGCGGCTTTGGCGATTCGCCCCGCCCCCAACGCCGTGCCCCGGACCCCTCGACGGCGGTCTCCGTGACCGGAACCGTTAAATGGTTCGATGACCACAAGGGCTTCGGTTTCGTCCAATCCAACGATGGCGGCAAGGACGTCTTCGTGCATATTTCGATTCTCGGTCCATCCGGAATCCAAAATCTCGCCGAGGGGCAGCCGGTGACGATGCGGGTTGTGGATACACCGAAGGGCCGCGAGGCCTTGTCGATTTCGCTCGATTGA
- a CDS encoding nucleoside triphosphate pyrophosphohydrolase codes for MESSRDISRLVEIMAALRSPETGCAWDLEQTFETIVPYTIEESYEIADAVARGDMEDLKEELGDLLLQVVFQSRIAEEQGLFDFGGVVEAITQKMIRRHPHVFGGLRDLSPDQVKAQWANIKRQEKSERQNASGTLGAGVLSDVPVALPGLTRAVKLQAKASTVGFDWDDARLVIEKIREETSEIEAAMDGLETEAISEEIGDLLFSVANLARHVKADPEAAVRGANAKFERRFRFIEEALAQSGTALGSATLNEMEALWVKAKSLEKQAGR; via the coding sequence ATGGAATCATCGCGCGACATCAGTCGACTTGTTGAGATCATGGCAGCCCTGCGCAGCCCGGAAACGGGCTGCGCATGGGACTTGGAACAAACCTTCGAAACGATTGTCCCCTATACAATTGAAGAATCCTACGAGATCGCCGACGCCGTCGCGCGCGGCGATATGGAGGATCTGAAAGAGGAATTGGGCGACCTCCTCCTCCAAGTCGTTTTTCAGTCCCGCATCGCCGAAGAGCAGGGCCTCTTTGATTTTGGCGGCGTGGTCGAAGCAATCACCCAAAAAATGATTCGACGCCATCCGCATGTGTTTGGCGGCCTGCGGGATTTGTCGCCGGATCAGGTGAAAGCCCAATGGGCGAACATTAAGCGGCAGGAAAAATCCGAACGGCAAAATGCCAGCGGCACATTAGGGGCGGGAGTCCTGTCAGATGTTCCCGTGGCCCTGCCCGGCTTGACCCGAGCGGTCAAACTGCAGGCGAAAGCGTCCACCGTAGGCTTCGACTGGGACGATGCCCGTTTGGTAATCGAAAAAATTCGAGAGGAAACCAGCGAGATCGAAGCCGCGATGGACGGCCTGGAAACCGAAGCGATCTCCGAGGAGATCGGCGATCTTTTGTTTAGCGTTGCCAATCTCGCGCGCCATGTAAAGGCCGATCCCGAAGCTGCGGTGCGCGGCGCCAATGCTAAATTTGAGCGGCGTTTCCGTTTCATCGAGGAGGCACTCGCTCAAAGCGGCACAGCCTTAGGCTCGGCGACCCTCAACGAGATGGAAGCGCTCTGGGTAAAGGCCAAGTCCTTGGAGAAACAAGCGGGGCGCTGA
- the hflX gene encoding GTPase HflX — MTRAGEARTRALVIAPYLEARRKREPGTSASLSQGRSNEARFLEALGLAEAIKLQIVAGKIVPLAQIRPASFLGKGKVDEFASLVQAEQIDLVVMDCALSPVQQRNLEKAFSAKVIDRTGLILEIFGQRARTREGALQVELAHLAYQKSRLVRSWTHLERQRGGFGFLGGPGETQIEADRRLLEERMTRIKRDLEGVKRTRSLHRKKRRIVPYPIVALVGYTNAGKSTLFNRLTEAEVVAEDMLFATLDPTLRGVTLPHGGRIILSDTVGFISELPTMLVSAFRATLEEVLEADIIIHVRDISHGDTEAQLHDVETILKDLGVDTADDRRFVEAWNKCDLLDDAALAAAQQRARRESSRAKPVIVSALTGQGMDDLRAAIEALLARGRIVFDIALAPENGAGLNWLHEHTEVMRKSTGADGALHVRVRVAPDRAEPVRRKFFANS, encoded by the coding sequence CTGACCAGGGCCGGTGAGGCTCGGACTCGGGCTCTTGTCATCGCTCCTTATCTCGAGGCGCGACGTAAGAGGGAGCCTGGCACATCCGCCTCCCTGTCGCAGGGCCGCTCGAACGAAGCGCGTTTTTTGGAAGCCCTCGGCCTTGCCGAAGCGATCAAACTCCAAATCGTCGCGGGAAAAATCGTTCCACTCGCGCAAATCCGGCCTGCCAGCTTTCTTGGCAAGGGTAAAGTCGACGAGTTCGCGAGCCTCGTGCAAGCTGAACAGATTGATCTCGTGGTGATGGATTGCGCATTGTCCCCCGTGCAGCAACGCAATCTCGAAAAGGCGTTCTCGGCCAAGGTTATCGACCGAACTGGGCTTATTCTCGAAATTTTTGGCCAGCGGGCGCGAACCCGGGAAGGGGCGCTCCAGGTCGAACTTGCGCATCTCGCCTATCAAAAGTCGCGGCTGGTCAGATCCTGGACTCACCTTGAACGTCAGCGTGGTGGTTTCGGTTTTCTCGGCGGACCCGGCGAAACCCAGATCGAGGCCGACCGGCGTCTCCTCGAGGAGCGGATGACCCGCATCAAGCGTGACCTCGAAGGTGTCAAGCGGACCCGCAGTCTGCATCGCAAGAAGCGCCGCATCGTGCCTTATCCGATCGTTGCCCTCGTCGGCTATACGAATGCCGGAAAGTCTACCCTGTTCAATCGGCTGACCGAGGCCGAGGTCGTCGCTGAGGACATGCTGTTTGCGACGCTCGATCCGACCCTTCGCGGTGTTACCCTCCCACACGGCGGCAGAATTATCCTGTCAGATACGGTCGGCTTCATTTCGGAACTGCCGACGATGCTTGTTTCGGCCTTCCGCGCGACGCTTGAGGAAGTTCTCGAAGCTGACATCATTATCCATGTCCGCGACATATCGCATGGAGATACCGAGGCCCAGCTGCACGACGTCGAAACCATTCTCAAGGATCTTGGCGTCGATACCGCCGATGATCGCCGGTTTGTCGAGGCTTGGAACAAATGCGATCTGCTCGACGACGCCGCGCTGGCGGCGGCGCAACAGCGCGCCCGGCGGGAATCATCGCGCGCCAAACCGGTCATTGTTTCAGCTTTGACGGGGCAGGGAATGGACGATCTACGGGCGGCGATCGAGGCTCTTCTGGCCCGTGGCCGCATCGTCTTTGACATCGCACTGGCGCCTGAAAACGGTGCTGGTCTCAATTGGTTACATGAACATACTGAAGTGATGCGTAAAAGCACGGGCGCGGATGGCGCGCTGCATGTCCGGGTTCGGGTCGCGCCCGATCGGGCAGAGCCGGTCCGGCGAAAATTTTTCGCCAACAGCTAA
- a CDS encoding RNA chaperone Hfq, with amino-acid sequence MGAERPQNLQDTFLNFVRKNKVPLTIFLVNGVKLQGVVTWFDNFCVLLRRDGHSQLVYKHAISTIMPGQPIQMFEAGDEAGHPGP; translated from the coding sequence ATGGGAGCAGAGAGGCCACAAAATCTGCAGGACACTTTTCTCAATTTTGTCCGCAAGAACAAGGTTCCGCTCACAATCTTCCTGGTCAACGGGGTTAAGCTGCAGGGTGTCGTGACCTGGTTCGACAATTTCTGCGTGCTTCTTCGCCGTGACGGACATTCCCAGCTCGTCTATAAGCATGCCATATCGACAATCATGCCGGGTCAGCCTATCCAAATGTTCGAAGCAGGAGACGAAGCTGGGCATCCGGGGCCATAA